From the Vicinamibacteria bacterium genome, one window contains:
- a CDS encoding polyprenol monophosphomannose synthase, with product MRGRILVVVPTYNERENVGPLIRELLAQGEEIDVWVADDGSPDGTGEAVRAAGAEFPGRVELLERREKGGRGAAVIAAFKRGLADPRRYRILFEMDADFSHHPREIPKFLERLEACDMVIGSRYVPGGGTSEWGLARAVLSWLANKYIALVAGVPVRDTTSGYRAYRREVLEATDFDRIKIKGYVVHGEMAYQAWIHGFRLGEVPIHFKNRAREASKLTGQEIYMALANFALLRFRYGFRPRKRPAPDRLWT from the coding sequence GTGAGGGGCCGGATCCTGGTCGTGGTCCCCACCTACAACGAGCGGGAAAACGTGGGCCCGCTCATCCGCGAACTCCTCGCCCAGGGGGAGGAGATCGACGTCTGGGTGGCCGACGACGGCAGCCCCGACGGCACCGGGGAGGCCGTCCGCGCCGCGGGGGCCGAGTTCCCCGGGCGGGTGGAGCTCCTCGAGCGCAGGGAGAAGGGGGGACGGGGTGCGGCCGTGATCGCGGCCTTCAAGCGGGGCCTGGCCGATCCCCGCCGCTACCGGATCCTCTTCGAGATGGACGCCGATTTTTCCCATCATCCCCGGGAGATTCCCAAGTTTCTGGAGAGGCTCGAGGCCTGCGACATGGTCATCGGCTCCCGCTACGTCCCGGGGGGGGGAACGTCGGAATGGGGCCTCGCGCGGGCCGTCCTCTCCTGGCTCGCCAACAAGTACATCGCGCTCGTGGCCGGCGTCCCCGTTCGGGACACCACCAGCGGATACCGCGCCTATCGTCGCGAGGTCCTGGAGGCCACGGACTTCGACCGCATCAAGATCAAGGGCTACGTGGTCCACGGGGAGATGGCCTACCAGGCCTGGATCCACGGGTTCCGGCTGGGCGAAGTGCCCATCCACTTCAAGAACCGGGCGCGGGAAGCCTCGAAGCTGACCGGCCAGGAGATCTACATGGCCCTCGCCAACTTCGCTCTCCTGCGTTTCCGCTACGGCTTCCGGCCCCGGAAGCGGCCGGCCCCCGACCGCCTCTGGACGTGA